The Balearica regulorum gibbericeps isolate bBalReg1 chromosome 5, bBalReg1.pri, whole genome shotgun sequence genomic interval ACAGCAAGTATTAAAAGGAAAGTCATTCTAGCAGCACACAGATAAATGTCGGAATGTTTCTTACCTGTTATCTTATGAGCAGCTGCAAAATCATGCCATTTGCCTTTTACCACTATAAAGGCAATATGAAGAGGCTGCTTTTCCCACCTCACTCAACAAAGAACTGCAAACGAAAGACTAGCTTTGTTTTAAGTCacaacagcagaagcagaaggaatcTATTCCATTTTACTATTCCATTTTAGGCCCTGGTGGAAGTTTAAGAAATCtgctattagaaaaaaaattgaacctTTTGACACATAGGCAGTTGGCATTTGAGAACTTCAacctttaatatatatttttttaaatctcgttttaattataaaactttatgtcctttttttaGTCATACAAGTACCCCCAAGTTTTGTGCTTGGTCTCCTGCTTccttaaattttttaaatgagggtATATTTCATATTTGCTGAGTTTGTATGTATTAATTTTCCTATTTAGACAGAGCATTCACAACTACTTCCAGCATTATCATCAGAACAGTATCTTTTGACCTGTGCCGATAAGTGTGAGACAAGAGGTTCAAATGAGTGACTTGTCTAAAAGAAGACCACTCTGAAGGTACTTTCAGACATCACAAAGGATAGTCTAGGGAAAAAGGATATGGCGAATATGTTATCTTCTCGCTCAATTCACTGTATGCACAGCCACCTCGTGACCAGATTGTGGCTGTGATACCTTGAGATGTTACAGCTCAGTTTGCTTGCATTCTTCCATGAGAATTTGGTTCTGCATTGTCACGGCAGGAATGTAATCATTGACTGGGTCTTGAATGCTTGTAAGAATCTGACCTATCCCTCGGCTGATTCTCTGCCCGTAAGAGCCGCTGTTGTTTTTGGCTGAGATTGTCTGACCTCTGTAGACTTGGGCCTGATGCTCACATATACCAAACTTGCTTAGCAGGATAAACACATCTCTTCGGAAAGCTTTGGTGAAAATAGCATAAAGAAAGGGGTTGGCACAAGAATTGAGCGGGTAGAAGAGTACCAGCAAAATCTTGGAATTGGTGACAGTTATCAATGGTTTGTTCATAATGGCAGATAAAGCATGGAAAGAGATGGGAGCCATGCACAGGAAGTCAGTGAAAATCAGCACAGCCATCCGCTTGGCAATTTTGGTGTCTTTGTCCCCTGACTTGTACTGAGGGTTTCGCACAGTTACATAGATTTTTATGTAGCACGCACAAATGATGACAAAAGCAATAATGTTACATATTAAAACGAAGACAACGTAGGCTTCAGCCACCGGTGTTTCAGTGTCCATAGGCAAACAGATGCTGACTTTGCTATAGCTGCTGACGCCAACCAGTGGcaaaagggcaagaagaaaacaCGAGAGCCACCCTCCCAGCATGATAACCAAGGCATGCCGGAGGCGAATCTTACGATCTGGGCGCATGGCAAAAGTAATGGCATACCAGCGCTCCAGGGTGATCACGGTCAGTGTGTACACAGAAAGTTCACTAGCAAAGACCGTGAAGAAGCCAGCTGTGTTGCAACCAGGCCCAGTCTGCCACTCTATAGCGTGGTTATAGTACTCTGACCTGGTGTAGAGATCCACTGAAGCGATCAGGAGGAGGTATAACCCCATGCAAAAATCAGCGAAGGCCAAATTACACATCAAAAAGCGTGGTACAGTCAGTTTATAATGGCTGGTGAGAAGgatgaaaaggacaaaaatattaCCTAGGATGGCCAGCAGGTTCACAAACCACACCACAATCCTCAGAAATTGATATCCCATTATATCCTCACAGGGATTAAACTCATCAGGCTCTGGAGTGCATATTACGTCTTCATTGCCTCCGCAGACAGGATAGTCATAATGACTGTCAAAGGTCTGGACGTCTTCCATTTGAGGGTTCTTGAGTTCTTGGCCAAACCCAAGATTTCCTTCTCCACGCTCTTCCAAAAAAATGTAATAGTGGGAATTTTCGTGAAAATTCGTGAACTTGGTGTTTTTGTCATACACAGTATCCGTGTGGTCTGTATATTCTTCTGCATAATCTTTGTAAAATGGACCTCTCAGAGCTTTGACTGATCTTCTCTTACGAAAGCTGTGACTGCCACTCTGGTTACATGTCAGGTACTCCAGGATTCTGAAAGAGTAGAGGGTGAAATCACTGCTGGCATTTACAGTGTGACTGGAGTACAGTGAGTAAACAAAGGGAACACTTCAAAAGCAAATCACTGTGAATGAAAACAGCTATAAAAATGTGATTGGATATATCTTTGTTAACAGAATGTATAATGAACAATAAGCTTGAGCGTTTCTGGGCTTTTctttaaactatattttttcttttctctgttgctaTCAGCTGTCTCCAGTAGTAATTTGGCTTGTGCATCCATAATCCCTCTTCCTTCTTGGGAGCTACGTTCTTAGTAGGTAACAAGACTTTAATCTGCTGTTTAAAACTTCTTAGATAATACACACAgtattactttccttttcatttttgttcacaAATCAATTTCTTCCAGAACTtccataattttaatttctattctgTGTATTTCCTGTAGGTGCTTTACAGCTAACTAGCAGTGGAGTGGTTGGGAATCCTGTACCTCATGGTGTGATGCACCTGTATTTGTAATCAAAAATTGTTCATATTTTTCCTAgggaaaaaattgtaatttgACATCAAATTTTTTTGATCGTTGTGATCCACTGTCACAACCTTTagcatttctcatttccaagTGTATAGATTTCGAGATTGCTTACAATTTGAAATTGCATACAATTCAGTCCGAGAAATTTTCATCTCTACTTATAGGCATGCAAAtacttgtttctttctgtcGTTAGATTGTGCTGGGTTCTTTCTGCACATTCTTCCTGTccaggttttgaatctctccactcctttgttttatttctgttctcgCTTTCCCAGTCCATTGTAATTGTGAATGTTACTGCTTTATGAGTTTACTATTGAATAATTCATAAACTTATCatagcatatttttaatatactatTCATTCCAACCACAAATACTGCAATACTGAAGACTGAGGCTGTCTTCCTAAATCAGGGGCTGGCCCAGATGAGACTTCTCTAAGCCTTATTAAACTTTGGAGAAATTTACAATGGATTTGCATTCTGCAGTAAAACTCTGCTGCTAATTAGAGTAAGtcatctcccctccttccccctaGCAGATGAGTCGCTATGTTGCATCAGGACATTTATacatgtagggttttttttccaaaagctatCTGCACCTGTTCTGATTGGCGTCCGGAAAGCTTGCCAAAATGGAATTTGAAATAATCTGTCTGCAAGGGTATTACAGAATCATTTATTCTGAGCTTTTCAGTTAGAAAATGTGAGACACATGAGGCTATAACCCCtccaaaacttctttttcccGTCCTTGCTAGAGCACATTCTGTGTTATAGGACATtacccttccccacccccccaccccccctttaATTCTGGGCTCAGCAAAAGGAGGAGCTGTTGCAAAAGGTCCTACAAATTGTTTTAtcaaaaattctttcttctgtcaGTTTGAAATTGTAATATCTGTTTTAAAGAATGTTGTCTATACCTACAAAAAATGGTCATAAAAGTGCTAATAgatgtaattttatattaatacTAAAACATTGTCTTCGCTTACATActttaaaattgaatttaaattacTAATGCTCACCcgctggtttttttccagctcttgaaAGCACAGCAGTGACTTGGATATGATAGGTCAGCTCGCATTAGCTGAAGGAATATCTTTACAGCTGGTAATTTCTTTAAAGTCCACGTGTTTTTGGCCATTAGTTCTTTAAGGCTTTCCAGTCCTTTGGCTGGAAGGTGAGCAACGGCTGTTCTGGAGACATCCCtaggtaaagaaagaaaaggacaaatgTCAGGATATCCAATGACTggatcagaatttttttcagattctcaGAGTAATTTAGGAGTTTTATAGAATTCTACACAAAAATCAAATCCAGAGGAGGTGAGGATTTCATATCACTTTGCTAGTTTCTGATACCATTCAAATTCAAGCAGTATATGAATTCCTCCTgtgattttctctgttttaaagctCTGGTCTTTAATGTCTTGTAATGCAGAATATGGATGATAAAGAAATACCAGGACTTTTAAAGTTACACCTTTAAAGCCAACCAGATATAAATACATATGCacaaacaaagttttaaaaattctttaaataaatcacATCTTCCACTGGAAGAGCTATCTTCCTTTAGACCTCTTTGGACTCATTTTAACTTACTGGAATACTTCCATAGAAAGCATTGTAATTGCTAGAACAATGttcttcagaaactgaaattaaaatcttctaTCTCAGTGCATCCTGAAACTCTCAGAAAATTTAGTATTatgtttgctgctttctgtttgtctgGTGCTGAGTCTACCTCAGCAGATACGTTGCTGTTTGTGGGGGAGGTGGACTTCCTTTGGAACTGCAGGTCATCTAATCCTGCTAGTCTTTTCTACtcattttttgctgcttctactAACACTTGAAGTCAAGATATTTTCTCAGAGTTATACTCTGTAAAGAAGTAAACCTGTAAAAAATGTTCTAGCATAGGAACATTGTTTGAGCATTGCTTGCATGAACACCTAAATAGtaaataattcagcattttttctaTGCATTGTTTCCCAGGAAAGCTGTTCTTATCCCTCTAAAAGTCTCACCCACTGGCTAGTTTCTTGcacatgaaagaaattttttactaattttatgCTTTAAACAAATTGCTTCTAAAACACTTGGttttgctctgcattttttttcttttggtttgcttgtatgtgtttttaaattgaGTTAGAAATTGCTTCCCCTTTTTGTAGGAGGACTTTTTTACTTCCAATAGCTTTTTTGCTATCATACATATATGTCACAACAAGTTGATTTGAACcacagaaacttcttttttgttcttctggaGTCCTTTTTGATAGGTAGGATATGTTTCTACCAAGCCCCTGAATTGGCTCTTAGAACAGTCTGAATACTCCCTGCtgtcattttatcttttaaagaatcacagaatagtagAGCTTCCAGATCATCCAGTTTaacctccctgctcaaagcagggtcacctggatcaggttgctcagagctgtgTCCTGTTGACTTCTTGGTATCTccaggatggagactccacagccacTCTAGGCAATGTGTTCCAGCATTTGACCATGCTCACAGTAAAGTagttttttcttatgttgaAAAAGACTTTCCTGTATGGGCTGGTTGCCTCTTGTGTCACAGGACACCACTGGGGACACCGTGGCTCCCTCTTCCCAATTacccctcgcccccccccccccccccccccccaagtatttatacacatttataAGATTCCCTTGactcttctccagactaaacatttccaactctctcagcctatccTGCtatgacagatgctccaggcccTTAATCAACTTAGTGGCctgctcctttttgtttttcactaatttcctcatttttataGAGCtctctttctgaaacaaaacatcttGGTAAACTAGATCTTGGACTAGATCTTACCAAGACAAGGCTGGCCTTTCAGCAACCCCCATGGGTCTCCATCAAGTCCTCATGGTGGTGGCAGCTACCTGCAGGAAGGGAACATGGTTAAATGCTGTGTGATGGGAGGTGTGGACGGGAAATGTCACCTCACAAACTCTTGGGAGTTCTTTGAAGATGTTCTGGCACAAGTGTATGG includes:
- the TSHR gene encoding thyrotropin receptor isoform X2, coding for MLCLPVAFQLLLVLVLCSQGTERCPSAFCECSDWDDYKITCRDIHFIPSLPEDTQTLRFMETHLRTIPSDAFSNLPNISRIEIRNLRNLDYIDPDAFKNLPLLKYLGIFNTGLKAFPDLTKIYSSDVNFLLEIADNPFMTSVPANAFHGLCNESLTLKLYNNGFTSIQGHAFNGTNLDAIYLHKNKYLEVINDDAFLGVHSGPTLLDVSRTAVAHLPAKGLESLKELMAKNTWTLKKLPAVKIFLQLMRADLSYPSHCCAFKSWKKTSGILEYLTCNQSGSHSFRKRRSVKALRGPFYKDYAEEYTDHTDTVYDKNTKFTNFHENSHYYIFLEERGEGNLGFGQELKNPQMEDVQTFDSHYDYPVCGGNEDVICTPEPDEFNPCEDIMGYQFLRIVVWFVNLLAILGNIFVLFILLTSHYKLTVPRFLMCNLAFADFCMGLYLLLIASVDLYTRSEYYNHAIEWQTGPGCNTAGFFTVFASELSVYTLTVITLERWYAITFAMRPDRKIRLRHALVIMLGGWLSCFLLALLPLVGVSSYSKVSICLPMDTETPVAEAYVVFVLICNIIAFVIICACYIKIYVTVRNPQYKSGDKDTKIAKRMAVLIFTDFLCMAPISFHALSAIMNKPLITVTNSKILLVLFYPLNSCANPFLYAIFTKAFRRDVFILLSKFGICEHQAQVYRGQTISAKNNSGSYGQRISRGIGQILTSIQDPVNDYIPAVTMQNQILMEECKQTEL
- the TSHR gene encoding thyrotropin receptor isoform X1; translation: MLCLPVAFQLLLVLVLCSQGTERCPSAFCECSDWDDYKITCRDIHFIPSLPEDTQTLRFMETHLRTIPSDAFSNLPNISRIYISIDETLQSLEAHSFNSLSKVTHIEIRNLRNLDYIDPDAFKNLPLLKYLGIFNTGLKAFPDLTKIYSSDVNFLLEIADNPFMTSVPANAFHGLCNESLTLKLYNNGFTSIQGHAFNGTNLDAIYLHKNKYLEVINDDAFLGVHSGPTLLDVSRTAVAHLPAKGLESLKELMAKNTWTLKKLPAVKIFLQLMRADLSYPSHCCAFKSWKKTSGILEYLTCNQSGSHSFRKRRSVKALRGPFYKDYAEEYTDHTDTVYDKNTKFTNFHENSHYYIFLEERGEGNLGFGQELKNPQMEDVQTFDSHYDYPVCGGNEDVICTPEPDEFNPCEDIMGYQFLRIVVWFVNLLAILGNIFVLFILLTSHYKLTVPRFLMCNLAFADFCMGLYLLLIASVDLYTRSEYYNHAIEWQTGPGCNTAGFFTVFASELSVYTLTVITLERWYAITFAMRPDRKIRLRHALVIMLGGWLSCFLLALLPLVGVSSYSKVSICLPMDTETPVAEAYVVFVLICNIIAFVIICACYIKIYVTVRNPQYKSGDKDTKIAKRMAVLIFTDFLCMAPISFHALSAIMNKPLITVTNSKILLVLFYPLNSCANPFLYAIFTKAFRRDVFILLSKFGICEHQAQVYRGQTISAKNNSGSYGQRISRGIGQILTSIQDPVNDYIPAVTMQNQILMEECKQTEL
- the TSHR gene encoding thyrotropin receptor isoform X3, producing MLCLPVAFQLLLVLVLCSQGTERCPSAFCECSDWDDYKITCRDIHFIPSLPEDTQTLEIRNLRNLDYIDPDAFKNLPLLKYLGIFNTGLKAFPDLTKIYSSDVNFLLEIADNPFMTSVPANAFHGLCNESLTLKLYNNGFTSIQGHAFNGTNLDAIYLHKNKYLEVINDDAFLGVHSGPTLLDVSRTAVAHLPAKGLESLKELMAKNTWTLKKLPAVKIFLQLMRADLSYPSHCCAFKSWKKTSGILEYLTCNQSGSHSFRKRRSVKALRGPFYKDYAEEYTDHTDTVYDKNTKFTNFHENSHYYIFLEERGEGNLGFGQELKNPQMEDVQTFDSHYDYPVCGGNEDVICTPEPDEFNPCEDIMGYQFLRIVVWFVNLLAILGNIFVLFILLTSHYKLTVPRFLMCNLAFADFCMGLYLLLIASVDLYTRSEYYNHAIEWQTGPGCNTAGFFTVFASELSVYTLTVITLERWYAITFAMRPDRKIRLRHALVIMLGGWLSCFLLALLPLVGVSSYSKVSICLPMDTETPVAEAYVVFVLICNIIAFVIICACYIKIYVTVRNPQYKSGDKDTKIAKRMAVLIFTDFLCMAPISFHALSAIMNKPLITVTNSKILLVLFYPLNSCANPFLYAIFTKAFRRDVFILLSKFGICEHQAQVYRGQTISAKNNSGSYGQRISRGIGQILTSIQDPVNDYIPAVTMQNQILMEECKQTEL